A genomic stretch from Coffea arabica cultivar ET-39 chromosome 10c, Coffea Arabica ET-39 HiFi, whole genome shotgun sequence includes:
- the LOC113714466 gene encoding uncharacterized protein, giving the protein MAYVERGVVKSKRSLWRLRTITDFFWAIVNFIGVFFTTMFSMEKTDAYRKGSGGSKKWDGGGPGGPGSGPYGTGPRGPPRGLDNVRGIDHSSLPACGSCCG; this is encoded by the exons ATGGCTTACGTCGAAAGAG GGGTTGTCAAATCCAAACGATCATTATGGAGATTGAGAACAATCACTGACTTTTTCTGGGCCATTGTTAACTTCATTGGGGTGTTCTTCACGACAATGTTCTCG ATGGAAAAGACAGATGCATACCGGAAGGGCTCTGGTGGAAGTAAGAAATGGGATGGGGGCGGCCCTGGAGGTCCTGGAAGTGGTCCATATGGTACAGGCCCTCGTGGGCCTCCACGTGGATTAGACAATGTCCGGGGGATCGATCACA GTTCTCTTCCTGCATGTGGCTCTTGCTGCGGTTGA
- the LOC113714463 gene encoding zinc finger CCCH domain-containing protein 25, whose protein sequence is MNPLTLVKRIQNINAKEAALGISDEASWHTKYKDSAYVYAGGLPFDLTEGDLLAVFAQYGEIVDVNLVRDKGTGKSKGFAFIAYEDQRSTNLAVDNLNGAQILGRTIRVDHVSKYKKKEEEDEETEQRKREERGVCRAFQRGECNRGAGCKFSHDERRAANTGWGHEEDRRSRWANDKFEGSTGNRKQSGVPDRVLESANQKGRGLTDKDSRDSRVKGTKTGLDRHYEHGELSPRDRGHRDYEKKLDRKETDARHRDDRNDLRDRESRRRDAKSNSGEDHNGRDEKRSRKYEDGSYTNEDRDSRGLDRRSTRDKVASPSRPRNSDDDYRHRSHR, encoded by the exons ATGAATCCATTGACGTTAGTGAAGCGGATTCAGAACATCAACGCGAAAGAAGCAGCCCTAGGCATCTCCGACGAGGCGTCCTGGCACACCAAGTACAAAGACTCCGCTTATGTTTACGCCGGCGGCCTCCCTTTTGACCTCACTGAAGGCGATCTCCTCGCCGTCTTTGCTCA GTACGGGGAGATAGTTGATGTTAATCTTGTTAGAGATAAAGGCACCGGAAAATCTAAAGGCTTTGCTTTCATTGCTTATGAAGATCAAAGAAGCACAAATCTTGCTGTAG ATAATTTGAATGGTGCCCAAATTCTTGGGAGAACAATCAGAGTTGACCATGTTTCtaaatataaaaagaaagaggaagaggatgaagAGACTGAGCAGCGAAAGAGGGAGGAGCGTGGGGTTTGCCGTGCCTTCCAGAGGGGCGAGTGCAATCGCGGAGCAGGGTGTAAATTTTCGCATGATGAACGA AGAGCTGCAAACACAGGTTGGGGTCATGAGGAAGATAGACGTTCAAGATGGGCCAATGACAAGTTTGAGGGTTCCACAGGTAACAGAAAACAATCTGGTGTGCCAGACCGTGTTCTGGAATCTGCTAATCAGAAAGGGCGTGGGTTGACAGATAAGGACTCCAGAGATTCCAGGGTGAAGGGCACCAAGACGGGCTTAGACAGACACTATGAACATGGTGAATTGAGTCCCAGAGATAGGGGACACAGGGACTATGAGAAGAAATTGGACAGAAAGGAGACAGATGCGAGGCATAGGGATGACAGGAATGATTTGCGTGATAGAGAGTCAAGGAGGCGTGATGCCAAATCAAACTCGGGAGAAGATCATAATGGTAGAGATGAGAAAAGATCAAGAAAGTATGAAGATGGATCCTACACAAATGAGGATAGAGATAGTAGGGGTTTGGACAGAAGGTCGACTCGTGATAAGGTAGCCTCCCCAAGCCGTCCTAGAAACTCTGATGATGATTATCGGCATAGGTCTCACAGGTAG